One window of Psychrobacillus sp. FSL H8-0483 genomic DNA carries:
- the nagB gene encoding glucosamine-6-phosphate deaminase, whose amino-acid sequence MRWIEVNDYQEMSRQAASLFEQQLLRKPDSVLGLATGGTPLGFYEELVRKYKQGYFSFSEVKTFNLDEYVGLASNESTSYHNYMEENLFSQIDISPDNIHLPNGLAEDLLAECAHYEQLIQQYGGIDLQLLGIGVNGHIGFNEPGTSFHSATHIVTLAEETRIENSKYFHTKQEVPRYAITMGIETIMQAKQIVLLAFGEHKMASIKRIQQDGMSEDFPASCLKEHPNVTIIYGK is encoded by the coding sequence ATACGTTGGATTGAAGTGAATGACTACCAAGAAATGAGCCGGCAAGCTGCATCGCTATTTGAACAGCAACTACTTCGGAAACCTGATAGTGTCTTAGGTTTAGCAACAGGTGGAACTCCACTTGGATTTTATGAAGAACTAGTAAGGAAATATAAGCAAGGCTACTTTTCTTTTTCCGAAGTTAAAACGTTCAATTTAGATGAGTATGTTGGGCTAGCGTCTAATGAGTCGACTAGTTATCACAACTACATGGAAGAGAATTTGTTCAGCCAAATTGATATCTCCCCAGACAACATCCATTTACCGAATGGTTTAGCGGAGGATTTACTGGCGGAATGCGCTCATTATGAACAATTAATTCAGCAATATGGTGGTATTGATTTACAGTTGCTTGGAATTGGTGTAAATGGCCATATAGGCTTCAATGAACCAGGTACTTCATTCCATTCAGCAACACATATCGTGACATTGGCAGAAGAGACAAGAATAGAGAACTCGAAATACTTTCATACAAAACAAGAAGTACCTAGATACGCAATCACGATGGGAATTGAAACTATCATGCAAGCAAAACAAATTGTGTTACTTGCTTTTGGAGAACATAAAATGGCGTCAATTAAACGAATACAGCAAGATGGTATGTCAGAAGATTTTCCTGCAAGTTGTTTAAAGGAACATCCAAACGTAACAATAATTTATGGAAAATGA
- the ugpC gene encoding sn-glycerol-3-phosphate ABC transporter ATP-binding protein UgpC: protein MAELKLVNLTKEYDKGVLAVKDFNLHIQDKEFIVFVGPSGCGKSTTLRMIAGLEDISAGDFEIDGKRMNEVAPKNRDIAMVFQNYALYPHMTVYENMAFSLKLRKVPKNKIDEQVQQAAKILGLEDYLKRKPKALSGGQRQRVALGRAIVRDAKIFLMDEPLSNLDAKLRVQMRTEIQKLHRRLQTTTIYVTHDQTEAMTMATRLVVMKDGVIQQVGTPKDVYDLPINLFVGGFIGSPAMNFFKGTMTTEGFMIGEITVHIPEGKRKLLQEKGYLGEELILGVRPEDIYTDAKDIESRVHSTFQATIDVAELMGAETYLYSTLNESDFIARIDSNSTIQPLDTISLAFDMEKAHFFDPNTENRIH, encoded by the coding sequence ATGGCGGAATTAAAATTAGTGAATCTAACAAAGGAATATGATAAAGGTGTATTAGCTGTTAAAGACTTTAATCTTCATATTCAAGATAAAGAATTCATTGTATTTGTAGGTCCATCAGGGTGTGGTAAATCCACTACATTACGAATGATTGCAGGTTTAGAGGATATATCTGCAGGTGATTTTGAAATCGATGGAAAACGAATGAATGAAGTCGCTCCTAAAAATCGTGATATTGCTATGGTTTTTCAAAACTATGCGCTATATCCACATATGACGGTCTATGAAAATATGGCTTTTAGCTTAAAACTTCGGAAAGTACCAAAAAATAAGATTGATGAACAAGTGCAACAGGCCGCAAAAATACTTGGTTTAGAAGATTACTTAAAACGTAAGCCGAAAGCGTTATCAGGTGGGCAACGACAACGTGTTGCGCTTGGTCGAGCTATTGTACGAGATGCAAAAATATTCTTGATGGATGAGCCATTATCGAACTTAGATGCAAAATTACGCGTTCAAATGCGTACGGAAATACAAAAATTGCATCGCCGATTACAGACAACAACAATTTATGTCACGCATGATCAGACAGAAGCGATGACGATGGCAACCAGACTCGTAGTGATGAAGGATGGAGTTATTCAACAAGTAGGAACCCCAAAGGATGTCTATGATTTACCTATCAATTTATTTGTTGGAGGCTTTATAGGATCACCGGCGATGAATTTCTTTAAAGGCACAATGACTACAGAAGGCTTTATGATCGGTGAAATAACAGTGCATATTCCGGAAGGTAAACGTAAACTTCTACAGGAAAAAGGGTATTTGGGAGAAGAACTTATTTTAGGTGTAAGACCGGAGGACATCTATACAGATGCTAAAGATATAGAGTCACGTGTCCATTCAACTTTTCAAGCAACAATTGATGTTGCAGAGTTAATGGGAGCCGAAACATATCTTTATTCTACCCTAAATGAGTCTGACTTTATTGCTCGAATCGATTCAAACTCTACTATTCAACCATTAGATACAATATCTTTAGCATTCGATATGGAAAAAGCGCATTTCTTCGATCCCAATACGGAAAATAGGATTCACTAA
- a CDS encoding DMT family transporter → MFSITSSSCDIYLFRLSKALYKKYNAIELTAYFTWAGTLPFLFFAPGLLQDIQGATLEANLSAIYIGIFPTAVAYLTWAIALSQSNASSVSNTLYAEPVVAILITWFWLHELPTSLSVTGGFVAISSLLFVNLYGKKQRVLMKKNRWMKPNHTN, encoded by the coding sequence ATTTTTAGTATTACTAGCAGCAGTTGCGACATCTATCTTTTTCGTTTATCAAAAGCCTTATATAAAAAATACAACGCAATCGAATTAACCGCTTACTTTACTTGGGCCGGCACTTTGCCGTTTCTATTTTTCGCTCCTGGTCTTCTTCAGGACATTCAAGGTGCAACACTCGAAGCTAATTTATCAGCCATTTATATTGGAATTTTCCCTACAGCGGTTGCATATCTTACATGGGCAATCGCACTTTCGCAAAGTAACGCTAGTTCAGTTTCAAACACGCTTTATGCTGAACCAGTCGTTGCTATACTTATCACTTGGTTTTGGCTACACGAGCTACCGACATCTCTCTCCGTAACAGGTGGATTCGTTGCAATCTCCAGTTTACTTTTTGTAAACTTGTATGGGAAAAAGCAGCGAGTATTAATGAAGAAAAATAGATGGATGAAACCTAATCATACTAATTAA
- a CDS encoding DMT family transporter, with protein sequence MNTKALLLALITVIIWGSSFAAISSSLRGDYSPGHLVLFRFIIASLLFALIAMWPGVKFQLPKKEDILSILLLGWIGISVYHICVTFGQMSISAGTAGMLIGSAPIITTIMAVFILKEHLGTIGWLGLGFGFIGIILIALGTGDSSFHISPGVFLVLLAAVATSIFFVYQKPYIKNTTQSN encoded by the coding sequence TTGAATACAAAAGCTTTATTATTGGCATTAATCACGGTGATAATTTGGGGATCATCTTTTGCAGCTATCAGTTCTAGCTTACGGGGAGATTACTCACCAGGTCATTTAGTTTTATTTCGTTTTATTATTGCTTCTCTCTTATTTGCTCTTATCGCTATGTGGCCTGGTGTTAAGTTTCAATTACCTAAAAAAGAGGATATCTTAAGTATCTTACTTCTAGGATGGATTGGAATTAGCGTCTATCATATATGCGTAACTTTTGGTCAAATGTCTATATCAGCCGGGACAGCAGGTATGCTGATAGGTTCCGCGCCTATTATTACAACCATTATGGCTGTTTTTATATTGAAGGAGCATCTCGGAACAATAGGTTGGCTTGGATTGGGCTTTGGCTTTATCGGTATCATCCTGATTGCATTAGGCACTGGAGATTCGTCCTTTCATATTTCTCCAGGAGTATTTTTAGTATTACTAGCAGCAGTTGCGACATCTATCTTTTTCGTTTATCAAAAGCCTTATATAAAAAATACAACGCAATCGAATTAA
- a CDS encoding metal-sensitive transcriptional regulator: MAYDVKTINRIKRMEGQLRGILRMMEEGKDCKEVVTQLSAVRSAADRTIGVIVSNNLLECVQEAEGNKEKMNSVIQEAMNLVVKSR; this comes from the coding sequence ATGGCATATGATGTAAAAACGATAAACCGTATAAAACGTATGGAAGGTCAACTTAGAGGGATTTTGCGTATGATGGAGGAAGGGAAAGACTGCAAAGAAGTTGTTACTCAACTGTCAGCGGTTCGTTCAGCAGCTGATCGTACGATTGGCGTGATTGTAAGTAACAATCTCTTGGAATGTGTGCAAGAAGCGGAAGGTAATAAAGAAAAAATGAATTCCGTTATTCAAGAAGCTATGAACTTAGTTGTAAAGAGCCGATAA
- a CDS encoding DsrE/DsrF/DrsH-like family protein has product MNKKRTTIVLFSGDYDKAMAAYIIANGAAAYDHEVTIFHTFWGINALRKQQLIEVKKGFLEKMFGKMMPRGAEQLGLSKMQMAGVGPKMIKHVMQKHNALTLTQLIEMAQEQDIKLVSCTMTMDLLGLQQEELLDGVHYAGVAAYLADAEDGHVNLFI; this is encoded by the coding sequence ATGAATAAGAAAAGAACGACAATCGTTTTATTCAGTGGTGATTACGATAAGGCGATGGCTGCTTATATCATTGCAAACGGTGCTGCAGCTTATGATCATGAGGTAACAATTTTTCACACGTTTTGGGGAATTAATGCTCTTCGTAAACAACAACTGATAGAAGTGAAAAAAGGATTTTTAGAGAAGATGTTTGGAAAAATGATGCCTCGGGGTGCAGAGCAACTTGGTTTATCTAAGATGCAAATGGCAGGTGTGGGACCGAAGATGATCAAGCATGTTATGCAAAAACATAATGCGCTTACTTTGACGCAATTAATCGAAATGGCACAGGAACAAGATATTAAGCTAGTTTCATGTACGATGACAATGGATTTACTAGGTCTTCAACAAGAAGAATTATTAGATGGTGTTCACTATGCTGGAGTAGCTGCATATTTAGCAGATGCCGAAGATGGTCATGTGAATTTATTTATTTAA
- a CDS encoding rhodanese-like domain-containing protein, translating to MEWIFIVIVVVFFVWKIMPSKGVKTISTAELKTMLNDPNKVFVDVRTPGEFKGRNIRPFKNIPLGSKFDNLPKDKEIVVICQSGMRSSNACKQLKKLGYEHVTNVRGGMSAWN from the coding sequence ATGGAATGGATTTTTATCGTAATAGTAGTAGTTTTCTTTGTTTGGAAGATAATGCCGTCCAAAGGTGTTAAAACAATTTCAACTGCAGAGCTTAAAACTATGTTAAATGATCCAAATAAAGTGTTTGTGGATGTAAGAACTCCTGGTGAGTTTAAAGGAAGGAACATTCGTCCATTTAAAAATATACCACTTGGCTCTAAATTTGATAATTTACCTAAAGACAAAGAAATCGTAGTAATTTGTCAAAGTGGAATGCGCAGTAGCAATGCATGTAAACAACTAAAAAAATTAGGTTATGAACATGTAACGAATGTCCGTGGTGGCATGAGTGCATGGAATTAA
- a CDS encoding rhodanese-like domain-containing protein translates to MKEITTKELEQKLANGESLNMIDVREVDEVAEGKIPGIIHIPLGLLEFRMNELSKSESYIMVCRSGGRSGRATQFLEGHGFDVSNMTGGMLAWEGEVL, encoded by the coding sequence ATGAAAGAAATTACAACAAAAGAATTAGAACAAAAATTAGCAAATGGTGAATCTCTTAACATGATAGATGTGCGTGAAGTAGATGAAGTAGCGGAAGGTAAGATTCCAGGGATTATTCATATTCCACTAGGTTTATTAGAGTTTCGTATGAATGAATTATCTAAATCAGAGTCATATATTATGGTATGTCGCTCAGGTGGAAGAAGTGGTCGAGCTACACAGTTCCTAGAAGGTCATGGGTTTGATGTATCAAATATGACTGGAGGTATGTTGGCTTGGGAAGGCGAAGTACTCTAA
- a CDS encoding sulfurtransferase TusA family protein yields MSLKADVQLDAKGLACPMPIVKTKKAMNNLVDGQILEVAATDKGSKADIAAWSESVGHQYIGTTEEGDLLKHYIRKCLNDTVVEKQHKQILPIEDLIEKVAEGGVLIDVREEAEYAFGHIEGAISIPMGDLEARINELGKDQAIYVICRTGKRSDFAAQKLANNGFINVWNVIPGMTEWTGNINKTI; encoded by the coding sequence ATGAGTTTAAAAGCAGATGTTCAATTAGATGCGAAAGGCTTGGCTTGTCCAATGCCGATTGTCAAAACAAAAAAAGCGATGAATAACTTAGTGGATGGTCAAATTTTAGAAGTTGCTGCGACGGATAAAGGATCAAAGGCAGATATCGCTGCATGGTCAGAGTCTGTTGGTCACCAATATATTGGGACTACTGAAGAAGGTGACTTACTGAAGCATTATATTCGCAAATGCTTAAATGACACAGTCGTAGAAAAACAGCATAAACAAATTCTTCCAATAGAGGATCTTATAGAAAAAGTTGCTGAAGGTGGTGTACTTATAGATGTACGTGAAGAAGCGGAGTATGCATTTGGTCATATAGAAGGAGCTATATCCATTCCGATGGGTGATTTAGAAGCCAGAATCAATGAATTAGGAAAAGATCAGGCTATCTATGTGATTTGTCGTACTGGTAAGCGAAGCGATTTTGCTGCACAAAAATTAGCAAACAATGGCTTTATAAATGTGTGGAACGTAATACCGGGTATGACAGAGTGGACAGGCAACATAAATAAAACTATCTAA
- a CDS encoding DsrE/DsrF/DrsH-like family protein — translation MTNKVAIIASNGGLFDAYKVFNIATAAAATEKEVTIFFTFEGLNLIHKQGMQDLPMPEGREAIAEGFAKANVPSIPQLVEMAQELGVKFIGCQMTMDVMGLTKEDFIDGIEVGGAVTFLEFAKDASPTLTF, via the coding sequence ATGACAAACAAAGTAGCGATTATCGCAAGTAATGGTGGTCTTTTCGACGCTTATAAAGTATTTAATATAGCAACAGCAGCAGCAGCAACTGAAAAAGAAGTGACAATCTTCTTCACATTCGAAGGATTAAACTTAATTCACAAACAAGGTATGCAAGATCTTCCGATGCCAGAAGGACGCGAGGCGATTGCTGAAGGGTTTGCAAAAGCTAATGTTCCAAGTATTCCGCAATTAGTAGAAATGGCACAAGAACTAGGTGTGAAATTTATCGGTTGTCAGATGACGATGGATGTAATGGGGTTAACGAAGGAAGATTTCATAGATGGAATTGAAGTTGGCGGAGCAGTAACGTTCTTAGAGTTTGCAAAAGATGCATCACCAACATTAACGTTTTAA
- a CDS encoding MBL fold metallo-hydrolase, with the protein MSVITWTAEKVAQKVIKNEELFILDVRNADAFADWKIDGHKFEYLNIPYFELLDGVEEILTQIPTEKDVLVVCAKEGSSIMVAEMLSDEGRDAAYLQGGMKSWSEYLEPLKVSDLENGGELYQFVRLGKGCLSYMVISNGEAAIIDATRMADVFTNFAASKQAKITNIFDTHLHADHISGGRTIAAETGATYFLPPKDAEEVVFDYTPLVDGMEVKIGNTTIAIQALYSPGHTIGSTSFIVDNTFLLTGDILFIDSIGRPDLAGLAEDWVGDLRETLYSRYRALSNELIVLPAHFMIIDELNEDGTVSKRLGDLFAENHGLNIEDEAKFRSMVTDNLPPQPNAYQEIRQVNMGKVTPTAEEQTEMEIGPNRCAVR; encoded by the coding sequence ATGTCAGTAATTACATGGACAGCAGAAAAAGTTGCACAAAAAGTAATTAAAAATGAAGAATTATTTATTTTAGATGTACGTAATGCAGATGCGTTTGCAGATTGGAAAATAGATGGCCATAAATTTGAGTATTTAAATATTCCGTATTTTGAGCTGTTAGATGGAGTAGAAGAAATCCTAACTCAAATTCCAACAGAGAAAGATGTATTAGTTGTTTGTGCGAAGGAGGGATCATCTATCATGGTAGCAGAAATGCTTTCGGATGAAGGTCGTGATGCAGCATATCTTCAAGGGGGTATGAAATCATGGAGTGAGTATCTAGAACCACTGAAAGTAAGTGATCTGGAAAACGGTGGAGAATTATATCAATTTGTTCGTCTCGGTAAAGGTTGCCTTTCTTATATGGTTATTTCCAATGGGGAAGCAGCAATTATTGATGCTACACGTATGGCAGATGTATTTACCAACTTTGCTGCAAGTAAACAAGCAAAAATTACGAATATATTTGATACGCATTTACATGCTGATCATATTTCAGGTGGACGTACGATTGCTGCGGAAACTGGTGCGACTTACTTCTTGCCTCCAAAAGATGCAGAGGAAGTTGTATTTGATTACACTCCCTTAGTTGATGGTATGGAAGTGAAGATTGGGAACACGACGATTGCAATTCAAGCATTATACTCACCAGGTCATACAATTGGCTCCACTTCTTTTATAGTAGATAATACGTTTTTATTAACAGGGGATATCTTGTTTATCGATTCTATTGGACGCCCAGATTTAGCAGGTCTTGCAGAGGATTGGGTTGGAGATCTTCGGGAAACATTATATTCACGTTACCGTGCGCTTTCCAATGAGTTAATTGTTTTACCTGCACATTTTATGATTATCGATGAATTAAATGAAGATGGTACAGTTTCCAAGCGTTTAGGTGATTTGTTCGCAGAAAATCATGGCTTAAATATAGAAGACGAAGCAAAATTCCGTAGTATGGTGACGGATAATCTACCGCCACAACCAAATGCTTATCAAGAAATTCGTCAAGTGAATATGGGGAAAGTTACTCCTACTGCTGAAGAGCAAACAGAAATGGAAATCGGTCCAAACCGTTGTGCCGTGCGTTAA
- a CDS encoding sulfurtransferase TusA family protein, which produces MNSTKVLDAKGLACPMPIVRTKKAVDTMESGQVLEVHVTDKGALADIPAWAAAGGHTILEHTEEDGISTFWIQKA; this is translated from the coding sequence ATGAATTCAACTAAAGTATTAGATGCAAAAGGGTTAGCATGTCCAATGCCGATCGTTCGTACGAAAAAGGCGGTAGATACAATGGAGTCAGGACAAGTATTAGAGGTGCATGTAACAGATAAAGGAGCTTTAGCTGACATTCCAGCTTGGGCTGCTGCAGGTGGTCACACAATTTTAGAACATACAGAAGAAGATGGCATTTCAACATTCTGGATACAAAAAGCATAA